From Eremothecium sinecaudum strain ATCC 58844 chromosome V, complete sequence, a single genomic window includes:
- the MRX4 gene encoding Mrx4p (Syntenic homolog of Ashbya gossypii AAL101W; Syntenic homolog of Saccharomyces cerevisiae YPL168W) produces MIGELGHHKWHFRQLLSQLAARQMRIHTSSVLMSSSSSSSSSMKLKVLELKKAIQTLDKEGLGLNITPENFAGVNALFKMANIPEDLGFQKKLATLRSAIQEGKISDSIISRVIKSDSNDSNAALNADSNVNSLTREIAEWTEDLKPLDALIQDSSTKRKRQQVDTNMNNSDRINLHNNTKKTNHLSNPIERISKERAKLYDWNSQNRELDVMTKVDSTSSILSFTNPIKHLRDNYELLKHRKGILKRSAKTTTGKKLLLYDYKINSKKVVEVNAHSVLQVSFKDLFTIINGSNASPEHMLDVISKCENEGWELVGDVYNEPHKLVFQLPVRK; encoded by the coding sequence ATGATTGGTGAATTGGGACACCATAAATGGCATTTTAGGCAGCTTCTCAGTCAATTAGCTGCCAGGCAAATGCGTATACACACAAGTTCAGTGCTCatgtcatcatcatcatcatcatcatcatccatGAAACTGAAGGTACTGGAACTAAAAAAGGCAATCCAAACACTTGACAAAGAAGGTTTGGGACTCAATATTACACCTGAAAACTTTGCTGGGGTTAATGCTCTTTTTAAGATGGCAAATATACCGGAAGACTTGGGTTTCCAAAAGAAATTAGCGACTCTACGGTCTGCTATTCAAGAGGGCAAGATTTCTGATAGTATCATATCTAGAGTAATAAAAAGCGACTCAAACGATTCCAATGCTGCTCTAAATGCTGACAGTAATGTTAATTCTCTAACCCGTGAGATAGCTGAGTGGACAGAAGATCTAAAACCATTGGATGCTCTGATACAAGATTCCAGCACTAAACGGAAACGTCAACAGGTTGATACCAATATGAACAATTCTGATAGAATAAATTTGCATAATAATACCAAAAAGACGAATCATCTTTCAAATCCCATAGAAAGGATATCCAAAGAGCGAGCAAAACTGTACGATTGGAACAGTCAAAATAGAGAACTGGATGTCATGACAAAAGTAGATAGCACAAGCTCTATTCTGTCTTTTACCAATCCTATAAAGCATTTGAGAGATAATTATGAGCTTTTAAAGCACAGGAAGGGTATATTAAAGCGCTCTGCGAAGACAACGACAGGTAAAAAGCTACTTCTGTATGATTACAAAATTAACAGTAAAAAGGTAGTGGAAGTTAACGCACATTCGGTGCTACAGGTCAGTTTTAAAGATTTATTCACTATCATCAACGGGAGCAATGCTTCTCCCGAGCATATGCTCGATGTTATAAGTAAATGCGAAAATGAAGGATGGGAATTGGTAGGCGATGTATATAATGAACCGCATAAGCTTGTGTTCCAGCTACCGGTACGGAAATGA
- the NAT5 gene encoding peptide alpha-N-acetyltransferase subunit NAT5 (Syntenic homolog of Ashbya gossypii AAL102C; Syntenic homolog of Saccharomyces cerevisiae YOR253W (NAT5)), with the protein MASVTTIKRVYRDAISLDEVYHNTSGLVRAVLSYASPVRYDDSFFNELFPSKTIKNAPSIISQLAYYGEIAVGTLKANLVTNDNTMGKPPGIHIESLCVLPAYRNKSIGTKLLNYIEEQSTKLHQRNIYVYIPIDDEDTQQWYSKRGFEKHKGVVTNHLMTKTGSTDCFLYIKKL; encoded by the coding sequence ATGGCATCAGTAACCACTATTAAGAGGGTTTACCGCGATGCTATTAGTTTAGATGAGGTATATCACAATACTTCAGGTTTGGTTAGGGCTGTTTTGAGCTATGCTTCACCTGTACGTTATGATGATTCGTTCTTTAATGAACTTTTCCCATCAAAAACAATAAAAAATGCACCTAGTATTATTTCACAGTTGGCTTACTATGGAGAAATTGCTGTCGGGACCTTGAAAGCGAATCTAGTAACAAATGATAATACTATGGGGAAACCCCCAGGCATTCACATTGAATCTTTATGTGTCTTACCAGCTTATCGGAACAAGAGCATCGGTACAAAGCTATTGAATTACATTGAAGAACAAAGCACTAAACTACATCAACGTAATATATACGTCTATATACCAATTGATGACGAAGATACACAGCAGTGGTATTCAAAGCGTGGGTTTGAAAAGCATAAAGGTGTTGTAACCAACCATTTGATGACTAAAACCGGATCAACAGACTGCTTTCTGTATATTAAAAAGCTATGA